One region of Thermus albus genomic DNA includes:
- a CDS encoding sensor histidine kinase — translation MTLRSRITLLTAGLLLVALLVLGLALEGLLRNFLYRSLRQELQEASNQVVRLLNLGGQALLEAGLPANLYAELVLIPEENPALLAQEGGISLQKSPALGGQRLLLKEADYRALLEQGETWAYAELPRDGPPLRLLVYARRVEVNLAGAVWKGALLVGRPVEGLESTLSQFTRIYAGTAILVLLLSLLLARNLVARALEPLEWVAKRAEAITTRPEPLPEPEGRDEVATLVRTLNGMLSRMQEAFVAQTRFLQDASHELRTPITAILGHVGYLLRRTPLNDAQRESLEVVKREAERMGKLVSDLLELSQSGTWRMEPAPVRVLDLLEEVKEEFTKSFEGAIEVETSPELWVQGDPDRLHQVLANLLSNAIKARARHIWLRAFDLGEKVVVRVEDDGEGIPKEHLPHLFERFYRVDKARDRERGGSGLGLAIVKAILEAHGGEIWVESEVGKGTAFSFSLPSAAPPPPPR, via the coding sequence ATGACCCTGCGCTCCCGGATCACCCTCCTCACCGCGGGGCTTCTCTTGGTGGCCCTCCTGGTTTTAGGGCTTGCCCTGGAAGGGCTTTTAAGGAACTTCCTCTACCGCTCCCTCCGCCAAGAGCTCCAGGAGGCCAGCAACCAAGTGGTGCGCCTTTTGAACCTGGGGGGGCAGGCCCTATTGGAGGCTGGGCTCCCCGCCAACCTCTATGCGGAGCTGGTCCTCATCCCTGAGGAAAACCCAGCCCTCCTGGCCCAGGAAGGAGGGATCAGCCTCCAGAAAAGCCCCGCCTTGGGAGGGCAGCGCCTGCTTCTTAAGGAAGCCGACTACCGCGCCCTTCTGGAGCAGGGCGAGACTTGGGCTTACGCCGAGCTTCCCCGGGACGGACCCCCCTTAAGGCTTCTGGTGTACGCCCGGCGAGTGGAGGTGAACCTTGCGGGCGCGGTGTGGAAGGGGGCCCTTTTGGTGGGGAGGCCCGTGGAAGGCCTTGAAAGCACCCTCTCCCAGTTCACACGTATCTATGCGGGGACAGCCATCTTGGTCCTCCTTCTCTCCCTCCTCCTGGCCAGGAACCTGGTGGCCCGGGCCCTGGAGCCTTTGGAGTGGGTGGCCAAGCGGGCCGAGGCCATCACCACCCGCCCCGAGCCCTTGCCGGAACCTGAAGGGCGGGATGAGGTGGCCACCCTGGTGCGGACCCTGAACGGGATGCTCTCCCGGATGCAGGAGGCCTTTGTGGCCCAGACCCGCTTCCTGCAGGACGCCTCCCACGAGCTCAGGACCCCCATCACCGCCATCCTGGGCCACGTGGGCTACCTTTTAAGGCGCACCCCCCTAAACGACGCCCAAAGGGAAAGCCTCGAGGTGGTGAAGCGGGAAGCGGAGCGCATGGGGAAGCTGGTTTCCGACCTTCTGGAGCTCTCCCAAAGCGGCACCTGGCGCATGGAACCTGCCCCGGTGCGGGTGCTGGACCTCTTGGAGGAGGTAAAGGAAGAGTTTACCAAAAGCTTTGAGGGGGCCATAGAGGTGGAAACCTCCCCGGAGCTTTGGGTGCAAGGCGACCCCGACCGGCTCCACCAGGTCCTGGCCAACCTGCTTTCCAACGCCATCAAGGCCAGGGCCCGGCACATCTGGCTTAGGGCCTTTGACCTGGGGGAAAAGGTGGTGGTCCGGGTGGAGGACGATGGGGAGGGCATCCCTAAGGAGCACCTTCCCCACCTTTTTGAGCGCTTCTACCGGGTGGACAAGGCCCGGGACCGGGAGCGGGGGGGGTCGGGGTTGGGGCTGGCCATCGTGAAGGCCATCCTCGAGGCCCACGGGGGGGAGATCTGGGTGGAAAGCGAGGTGGGCAAAGGCACGGCCTTCAGCTTCTCCCTTCCCTCAGCCGCACCACCGCCTCCTCCACGCTGA
- a CDS encoding response regulator transcription factor, which translates to MEPPLILIVEDEKDIARFIELELQAEGYRTEVAYDGITGLSRFREVNPNLVILDLMLPVMDGIEVAKRIRKTSNVPILILTAKDRVEDKVEGLDAGADDYLVKPFSIEELLARVRAHLRRVSPAITGEIRVADLIINLEGREVFRSGRRIELSNKEFELLELLARNPGKVFSRYEIEEKVWPGYQGGSNVVDVYIGYLRKKLEAAGERRLIHTVRGVGYVLRED; encoded by the coding sequence ATGGAACCCCCTCTAATCCTCATCGTGGAGGACGAAAAGGATATCGCCCGCTTCATAGAACTGGAACTCCAAGCCGAAGGCTACCGCACCGAGGTGGCCTACGATGGCATTACGGGCCTTTCCCGCTTCCGGGAGGTGAACCCCAACCTGGTGATCCTGGACCTGATGCTTCCCGTCATGGACGGGATTGAGGTGGCCAAGCGCATCCGCAAGACCTCCAACGTACCCATCCTGATCCTCACCGCCAAGGACCGTGTGGAGGACAAGGTGGAAGGCCTGGATGCTGGGGCCGACGACTACCTGGTGAAGCCCTTTTCCATTGAGGAGCTTCTCGCCCGGGTGCGGGCCCACCTGCGCCGGGTGAGCCCGGCCATCACCGGGGAGATCCGGGTGGCCGACCTCATCATCAACCTGGAAGGAAGGGAGGTTTTCCGCAGCGGAAGGCGCATTGAGCTTTCCAACAAAGAGTTTGAGCTCCTGGAACTCCTGGCCAGAAATCCGGGCAAGGTCTTCAGCCGCTACGAGATAGAGGAGAAGGTCTGGCCTGGTTACCAAGGTGGGAGCAACGTGGTGGACGTCTACATCGGCTACCTGCGCAAGAAGCTGGAAGCCGCAGGAGAACGCCGCCTCATCCACACGGTGCGGGGTGTGGGTTACGTGCTCCGGGAAGACTGA
- the trhA gene encoding PAQR family membrane homeostasis protein TrhA: MVREPFNTLSHALGVPLALLGSALLLLLAPQKSWPALLLFGLTMTFMFGASTLYHALRVGDKALAWLRRLDHAAIFLFIAGSYTPFLVEGLQESWKPFALGLVWGLALLGVGFRLFFLKAPRWLYTLAYLALGWLSVLFLPKLQLPLSTFSLMAVSGVLYTLGAWVYGKKRPNPWPEKVGFHGLWHLLVLLGSLFMYLAVLSLYT; this comes from the coding sequence ATGGTGCGCGAGCCCTTTAATACCTTAAGCCATGCCCTCGGGGTGCCTTTGGCCCTTCTGGGAAGCGCTCTCCTTCTCCTCCTTGCCCCACAGAAATCCTGGCCGGCCCTCCTGCTCTTTGGGCTCACCATGACCTTCATGTTTGGGGCCAGCACCCTTTACCACGCCCTTCGGGTGGGGGATAAGGCCCTGGCCTGGCTCAGGCGACTGGACCATGCGGCCATCTTCCTCTTCATCGCCGGAAGCTACACACCCTTCCTGGTGGAAGGCCTTCAAGAGAGCTGGAAGCCCTTTGCCTTGGGCCTGGTCTGGGGCTTAGCCCTTCTGGGGGTGGGCTTCCGCCTTTTCTTCCTCAAGGCACCGCGTTGGCTCTACACCCTGGCCTACCTGGCCTTGGGATGGCTTTCCGTCCTCTTCCTGCCCAAGCTCCAACTGCCCCTTTCCACCTTCAGCCTCATGGCCGTCTCCGGGGTCCTCTACACCCTGGGGGCTTGGGTATATGGGAAAAAACGACCCAACCCATGGCCGGAAAAGGTGGGTTTTCATGGGCTTTGGCATCTATTGGTTCTCCTGGGAAGCCTCTTCATGTACTTGGCGGTTTTAAGTTTATACACCTAG
- the ppsA gene encoding phosphoenolpyruvate synthase, which produces MRWIRFFHEVGLEDVPLVGGKNASLGEMIRELSPLGVKVPGGFATTSEAYWYFLKANGLEEAIRQELKNLDPDDPLALQRASRRLRNLILKGVYPRDLEEEIRQAYRKLSQEAGEEALPVAVRSSATAEDLPTASFAGQQESYLYVQGEEDLLLHVKRAMASLFTARAISYRAHMGFDHLKVALSVGVQRMVRADSGASGVIFTLDPDTGHQGFVYITAIYGLGENIVQGRVGPDAYYVHKETLKAGYRALVHKKLGPKELTLALDPREGRLRNRPTPPYLRKQFALSDTEALLLAEWSLKIEEHYSKKRGAPTPMDIEWAKDGPTGELFILQARPETVHSQKAPVLRIYRLLQRGEVLAEGLAVGEAIATGRARVLKDPKEMDRFQEGEVLVTETTNPDWEPIMKRASAIVTERGGRTSHAAIVARELGVPAVVGALGATRLIPEGEVVTVSCAEGEVGRIYRGAFPFEVEEVRPETLPQTRTRIMVNVGTPEEALRVSLLPTDGVGLLRMEFVFASHVRIHPLALTRFETLPKEVQRQVEELTEAYPDKRAYFVDTLAQGIGLIAAAFYPRPVILRFSDFKTNEYARLVGGHLFEPKEENPMLGWRGASRYYHPDYKEGFLLEVQAVRKVREEMGLKNLMVMVPFCRTPEEGARVLEVMAEGGLKRGEGGLEVYVMAEIPSNILEAEAFAELFDGFSIGSNDLTQLALGLDRDSERVAWLFDERRETVKLLSAMLIEKAHAKGKKVGICGQAPSDYPEFAAFLVERGIDSLSLNPDALLRTVKRVAEIEKALLEDSH; this is translated from the coding sequence ATGCGCTGGATACGGTTTTTCCATGAGGTAGGCCTCGAGGACGTCCCCCTGGTGGGCGGCAAGAACGCCTCCTTGGGGGAGATGATCCGGGAGCTTTCCCCCTTGGGGGTGAAGGTGCCCGGAGGGTTTGCCACCACCAGCGAGGCCTACTGGTACTTCCTCAAGGCCAATGGCCTTGAGGAGGCCATCCGCCAGGAACTAAAGAACCTAGACCCCGACGACCCCCTGGCCTTGCAAAGGGCCAGCCGCCGCCTGAGGAACCTGATCCTAAAGGGGGTGTACCCCCGGGACCTGGAGGAAGAGATCCGCCAGGCCTACCGGAAGCTTTCCCAAGAAGCCGGGGAAGAAGCCCTTCCCGTGGCCGTGCGCAGTAGCGCCACCGCCGAGGACCTCCCCACCGCCAGCTTCGCCGGGCAACAGGAAAGCTACCTCTACGTGCAAGGAGAAGAAGACCTCCTTCTCCACGTGAAGCGGGCCATGGCCAGCCTCTTCACCGCCCGGGCCATCAGCTACCGGGCCCACATGGGCTTTGACCACCTGAAGGTGGCCCTTTCCGTGGGGGTGCAGCGCATGGTCCGGGCGGATAGCGGAGCCAGCGGGGTGATCTTCACCCTGGACCCGGACACCGGCCACCAGGGCTTCGTCTACATCACCGCCATCTACGGCCTTGGGGAGAACATCGTCCAGGGGCGGGTGGGGCCCGACGCCTACTACGTGCACAAGGAAACCCTGAAGGCGGGCTACCGGGCTCTGGTGCACAAAAAGCTGGGCCCCAAGGAGCTCACCCTGGCCCTTGACCCCAGGGAAGGACGCCTCAGAAACCGCCCCACTCCCCCCTACCTTCGCAAGCAGTTCGCCCTCTCCGACACCGAGGCCCTCCTCCTGGCCGAGTGGTCCCTCAAGATTGAAGAGCATTACAGCAAAAAGCGGGGAGCGCCCACCCCCATGGACATTGAGTGGGCCAAGGACGGGCCCACGGGGGAGCTTTTCATCCTGCAAGCCCGCCCCGAAACCGTCCACTCGCAAAAGGCCCCGGTGCTCCGCATCTACCGCCTTTTGCAAAGGGGGGAGGTCCTGGCCGAGGGCCTGGCGGTGGGTGAAGCCATCGCCACGGGAAGGGCCCGAGTCCTCAAAGACCCCAAGGAAATGGACCGTTTCCAGGAAGGGGAGGTCCTGGTCACGGAAACCACCAACCCCGACTGGGAGCCCATCATGAAGCGGGCCTCGGCCATCGTCACCGAGCGGGGCGGGCGCACCTCCCACGCGGCCATCGTGGCCCGGGAGCTGGGGGTGCCCGCGGTGGTGGGCGCCCTGGGAGCCACCCGGCTCATCCCCGAAGGGGAGGTGGTCACCGTCTCCTGCGCCGAGGGGGAGGTGGGGCGCATCTACCGGGGGGCCTTTCCCTTTGAGGTGGAGGAGGTCCGGCCCGAAACCCTGCCCCAAACCCGCACCCGGATCATGGTGAATGTGGGCACCCCGGAGGAGGCCCTCAGGGTAAGCCTCCTACCCACGGATGGGGTGGGGCTTTTGCGCATGGAGTTCGTCTTCGCCAGCCACGTGCGCATCCACCCCTTGGCCTTAACCCGCTTTGAAACCCTGCCCAAGGAGGTCCAGCGCCAGGTGGAGGAGCTCACGGAGGCCTACCCCGACAAGCGGGCCTACTTCGTGGACACCCTGGCCCAGGGGATCGGCCTCATCGCCGCCGCCTTCTACCCCAGGCCCGTAATCCTCCGCTTCTCCGACTTCAAGACCAACGAGTACGCCCGCCTCGTAGGGGGGCACCTCTTTGAGCCCAAGGAGGAAAACCCCATGCTGGGCTGGCGGGGGGCCAGCCGCTACTACCATCCCGATTACAAGGAGGGCTTTCTCCTCGAGGTGCAGGCGGTGAGGAAGGTGCGGGAGGAGATGGGCCTGAAAAACCTCATGGTCATGGTGCCCTTCTGCCGCACCCCGGAGGAGGGGGCCAGGGTCTTGGAGGTGATGGCGGAAGGAGGCTTGAAGCGGGGAGAGGGGGGCCTCGAGGTCTATGTGATGGCGGAGATTCCCTCCAACATCCTGGAAGCCGAGGCCTTCGCGGAGCTTTTTGATGGGTTTTCCATCGGCTCCAACGACCTCACCCAGCTGGCCCTGGGCCTGGACCGGGACTCGGAAAGGGTGGCCTGGCTTTTTGACGAGCGGAGGGAAACCGTCAAACTCCTTTCGGCCATGCTGATAGAAAAGGCCCACGCCAAGGGGAAAAAGGTGGGCATTTGCGGCCAAGCCCCCTCCGACTATCCCGAGTTCGCCGCCTTCTTGGTGGAAAGGGGGATAGACTCCCTAAGCCTTAACCCCGACGCCCTTCTACGCACGGTGAAGAGGGTGGCGGAAATAGAAAAAGCCCTTCTGGAAGACTCCCATTAG
- a CDS encoding AAA family ATPase: protein MEGLPAISRLKEALDGVLFGQEGVIEALLATVLARGHALMEGVPGLGKTLLAEGFARASGLSYKRIQFTPDLLPQDLTGSEVFREGRFEFIKGPLFAQVVLADEINRAPPKVQSALLEAMQERAVTIGGVRYSLPEPFFVVATQNPLELEGTYPLPEAQLDRFTARIPFRPPRREVWLRILTEEPHLPEPLPVDFLKAQKEAQAVRVAREALEAITHVAFLSGEDGRLRMGLSPRGAKAWLALARALAYLRGKPLVDWKELKDAAFLALPHRLFLTEEALYEGERPEEILKQLLKKGGIP from the coding sequence ATGGAAGGGCTCCCGGCCATCTCCAGGCTAAAGGAGGCGCTTGATGGGGTCCTCTTCGGCCAGGAGGGGGTGATTGAGGCCCTCTTGGCCACGGTCCTGGCCCGGGGGCACGCCCTCATGGAGGGGGTACCAGGCCTGGGGAAAACCCTTTTGGCGGAAGGCTTCGCCCGGGCCAGCGGCCTCAGCTACAAGCGCATCCAGTTCACCCCCGACCTCCTCCCCCAGGACCTCACGGGAAGCGAGGTCTTCCGCGAGGGACGGTTTGAGTTCATCAAGGGACCCCTCTTCGCCCAAGTGGTCCTGGCGGACGAGATCAACCGGGCCCCACCCAAAGTGCAGTCGGCCCTTCTGGAAGCCATGCAGGAGCGGGCGGTAACCATAGGAGGGGTACGCTACTCCCTCCCTGAGCCCTTCTTCGTGGTGGCCACGCAAAACCCCCTGGAGCTTGAGGGCACCTACCCCCTCCCGGAGGCCCAGCTGGACCGCTTCACCGCCCGAATCCCCTTCCGCCCCCCTAGGCGGGAGGTGTGGCTTAGGATTCTGACGGAAGAACCCCATCTCCCCGAACCCCTGCCCGTGGACTTCCTAAAGGCACAAAAGGAGGCCCAGGCGGTGCGGGTGGCCAGGGAGGCCCTGGAGGCCATCACCCACGTGGCCTTCCTGAGCGGGGAGGATGGCCGGCTGCGCATGGGCCTCTCCCCCCGGGGGGCCAAGGCCTGGCTGGCTTTAGCCCGGGCTTTAGCCTACCTGAGGGGAAAACCCCTGGTGGACTGGAAGGAGCTTAAGGACGCCGCCTTTTTGGCCCTTCCCCACCGGCTTTTCCTAACGGAGGAGGCCCTTTACGAGGGGGAGAGGCCTGAGGAGATCCTGAAGCAGCTTCTCAAGAAGGGGGGTATTCCCTAG